GGGGGTTGGGAGCCAGGGGTCGGATAGCCTCGGGGGCATGGAAGAGCCTCAGGTCCGCGGCGCCGCGGTGGACGATCAGACCCGCTGCCGGCATTACGCCGGGCCGCTGGACGTCGTCGCGATCAGGTTCTTCTGCTGCGACCGCTGGTATCCCTGCCTGACGTGTCACCAGGAGTCCGAGGAGCATGCGATCAGCCGCTGGCCGCTCGAGCGCCGGGCCGAGCTCGCGCTGCTCTGCGGGGTCTGCCGCCGCCGGTTCAGCATCGAGGAGTACCTCCTCGCTGACGCGTGCGCCCAGTGTTCGGCACCGTTCAACCCGGGCTGCGCAGCCCACCACCAGTTCTATTTCGAGACCTGAACCCATCCCATGCGTTGAGGGGCGGATTCTCCGAGCATATGAGGCCGAAAACGGCCTCAAGTAGTCGGAGAATCCGCCCCTCAACGGGGAGCTACTTCAGGTAGGGCGGGGAGTCTGTCATCTGATCGACGACGGTCTCGGCGACCTCACGCATGGAGAGGCGACGGTCCATGGAGGTCTTCTGGATCCAGCGGAAAGCCTCCGGCTCGGTCAGGCCCATCTTGGTGGTGAGCAGTGACTTGGCCCGCTCCACCAGCTTGCGCGTCTCGAACTTGTCCGCGAGCGAGGTGACCTCGTCCTCCAGAGCGCGGATCTCGTCGAAGCGTGCCATGGCCACCTCGACCGCGGGGACCAGGTCATTCTCTGTGAAGGGCTTGACCACATAGGCCATGGCGCCAGCTTCCCGCGCAGATTCGACGAGGTCACGCTGGGAGAAGGCAGTCAGCATCACCACAGGGGCGATCCGCTCCTCCGCGATGATCTTGGCGGCAGTGATGCCGTCCATGATCGGCATCTTGACGTCCATCACGACGAGGTCCGGCTCGGTCTCCCGGGCGAGCTCCACGGCACGTTCGCCGTTGTCCGCCTCGCCGACGACCTCATAGCCCGCCCCGCCGAGGATCTCGACGATGTCCAGTCGGATGAGTGTCTCGTCCTCGGCGACCAGGACTCGCCGCGGCGCGTCACCGTGCTGCGTCTCCTGGGCGGCCGCCGCAGCGGTCGCAGGTGTGGCGTCGGTGGATGATTCCTCGGAGGCACCAGCGCCGCCGGACTGAGTCTGTTCGCTCACCGTTCTCCTTCTGGTCCCTTGTCGATCGTGGTGCCCGAAGTGGGACTCGAACCCACACACCAGTGGTACCGCATTTTGAGTGCGGCGCGTCTACCGATTCCGCCATTCGGGCTGTGCTGAGTCGGTCGGTCCCGGACTCAGCGATGCTGCCCTCGGCGCCGAGGTGGCGTGCGAGGACAGCATCATTCTACCTGGCCTGGGCCGGGCAGTCTGTCGAGTGGTTCAGCCCGCGCTGGAGGCGCTGGCGGCTGGCCAGGGTCCGACGGGCTCCTTGTTCGGCGGAGCCGTATCGCCGCGACGGAGGGTCTCGATGTCACCGGAGTCATGCAGATCACCGATGCGGTGCACCTTGACCATGTTCGTGGTGCCGGCCTGTCCTGGAGGGGAGCCGGCGGCGATGACCACGAGCTCGCCCAGCTCGGCCGCGCCCTCTTCGAGCAGCAGCTTGTCGACCTGGGCCGTCATGGTGTCGGTGTGGGTCGCGAACTCCACCCAGCGGGGCTGCACACCCCAGGAGAGCGTCAGGATGTTGTGCGTGTGCTCCACGTGGGTGAAGGCGAAGATGTTCTGCTTGGGCCGGAGCCGAGAGAGCCGGCGGGCCGAGTCCCCGGAGCGGGTGAACGTGGTCAGATGGGCGATGTCCAGCTGATCCGCGATCTCCTTCGCGGCACGGGTGATGGCGCCGCCGCGGGTCTTCGGGCGGGTGCCGAGCTCGGGGATGCGACTCAAGCCCTTGGACTCGGTGGTCTGGATGATCCGGGACATGGTCTCCACGGTCTCCACCGGGTACTTGCCCACGGAGGTCTCGCCGGAGAGCATGACCGCATCCGCGCCGTCGAGCACGGCGTTGGCGCAGTCGGAGGCCTCGGCGCGAGTGGGCCGGGGGCTCTCGATCATGGACTCGAGCACCTGGGTGGCGACGATGACCGGCTTGGCCCAGCGGCGGGCGAGCTCCACCGCGCGCTTCTGCACCAGCGGAACCTCTTCCAGAGGCAGCTCCACGCCGAGATCGCCGCGGGCGACCATGATGGCGTCGAAGGCGTCGACCACATCCTGGAGCGCCTCCACCGCCTGGGGCTTCTCCACCTTGGCGATGACCGGGACGCGGCGTCCCTCTTCGTCCATGATCCGGTGCACAGCCTCGATGTCGGCGGCGTCGCGGACGAAGGAGAGCGCGACCATGTCGAACCCGGTGCGCAGCGCCCAGCGCAGGTCCTCCTCGTCCTTCTCGGAGAGCGCGGGGACGGAGACGGCGACACCGGGGAGGTTGATGCCCTTGTTGTTCGAGACCTTGCCAGGAACCTCGACCTCGGTGAGCACGTCGGTCTCGGTGACCTCGATGGCGCGCAGCGAGACCTTGCCGTCGTCGATGAGCAGCGTGTCGCCGACGTTGACGTCTCCGGGCAGGCCCTTGAACGTGGTGGAGCAGCGGTCCTTGGTGCCCTGGATGTCTTCGACGGTGATCGTGAAGCGATCCCCGACGTCGAGGTAGTGCTCACCCTCGATGAACCGGCCGAGGCGGATCTTCGGGCCCTGCAGGTCCGCGAAGATGCCCACGGCGGTGCGCAGGTCCTTGGAGACCTCGCGCACGGTGTTGTAGGTGTCCTCGTGGACGCTGTAGTCACCGTGGCTCATGTTCACTCGGGCGACGTCGACCCCGGCCTCGATGAGGCGGCGGGTGGTCTCGTAGCCTGCTGTGGCGGGGCCGAATGTGGCAACGATTTTGGCGTGTCTCATGTCTTACTCTGTCCTATCTTCATTGCTGCTAAGCGTTGCTGATGGACTGGCACGACACTGGACCAGGACCTCTTTCTCCGAGCCTATAACAGTCAGCCTGTGAGCGAAATCGCACGATCAGAGGGCTTGACCGGAGCCGGCAGGCGGGTCTCCCCCTCCAGATACTCGTCGACCTTCGCGGCCGCCGCACGGCCTTCCGCGATGGCCCAGACGACCAGGGAGGCGCCGCGTCCGGCGTCGCCCACGGCGAAGACACCCTCCACGGAGGTCTGGTAGTCCTCGGCGCGGGTGATGTTGCCGCGCTTGTCGAAGTCCAGACCCAGCTGACCGGTCAGCGTGTCTGACTCGGCCCCGGTGAAGCCCAGCGCCAGGAGCACCAGGTCTGCGGGGATCTCGCGCTCGGAGCCCGGCTTCGGCGAGCGTGAGCCGTCCGCGTTGTACTGGGTCTCGGCGACCTGCAGGGCGCGGACCCGGCCGTCGTCGTCGCTGAGGAACTCGACGGTGGAGGCCAGGTAGCTGCGCTCGCCGCCCTCTTCATCGGCGCTGGTGAGTTCGAAGACGCGCGGGTCCATGGGCCAGGGCTCGTGCTCCGGGCGCTCGCCCGGGAGCTCCTTGCCGATGGCCAGGGTGGTGACCGACTTCGCGCCGTGGCGGTGGGCGGTGCCGATGCAGTCCGCACCGGTGTCACCGCCGCCGAGGATGACGACGTGCTTGCCATCGGCGCGGATCTGGTCGGCGACCTCATCGCCGGAGGTCGCCTTGTTCGACTGCACCAGATACTCCATCGCGAAGTGCACGCCGGAGAGCTCGCGCCCGTTGACTCCGAGGTTGCGCGGGACCATGGCACCGGTGGCCAGGATGACCGCGTCGTAGCTGGCCTCCAGGGCGTCCCAGGTGATGTCGGCCCCGATCTCGGTGGAGGTGTAGAACCGCGTGCCTTCGGCTCGCATCTGATCGATGCGGAACTCGACGTGGTGCTTCTCCATCTTGAAGTCCGGGATGCCGTAGCGCAGCAGTCCGCCGAGGCGGTCGTCGCGCTCGTAGACGGCCACGGTGTGTCCGGCGCGGGTCAGCTGCTGGGCTGCCGCGAGCCCCGCCGGCCCGGAGCCGACCACTGCCACGGTCTTGCCCGTGAGCCGCTGGGGCAGCACGGGCTCGACATAGCCGCGCGCGATGGCCTCGTCGGCGATGGCGACCTCGGACTGCTTGATGGTGACCGCGGGCTGGTTGATGCCCAGCACGCAGGAGGTCTCACAGGGCGCCGGGCAGATGCGCCCGGTGAACTCCGGGAAGTTGTTGGTCATATGCAGCCGGGAGGAGGCTTCCTCCCACTGGTCGCGCCAGATCAGGTCATTCCACTCCGGGATCAGGTTCCCCAGCGGGCAGCCGGTGTGGCAGAACGGGATGCCGCAGTCCATGCAGCGGCTCGCCTGGGTCTGCACGATGCCGCGCTCGTTGCGCTCATAGACCTCATTGAAGTCCATGATGCGCACCGGCACGGGGCGAGACGGCCGGTCCTGACGGTCTCGGTGCTTCAAGAATCCACGGGGATCAGCCACGGGTCGCCTCCAGAATCTTCTGCCATGCCGCATCGCCATCGGGATCCAGCCCCTCGTCGAGGGCGCTGGAGCGGGCGCGCAGCACGGCGTCGTAGTCACGCGGGAGCACCTTGGTGATCCGCGCATAGGTCTTCTCGGGGTCGTTCAACAGGGCCTGTGCCACCGCGCTGCCGGTCTCCTCGTGATGGCGGCGCAGCAGATCACCGATGATGCCGCGGTCCTCCTCGTCGGGTTCCAGCAGCAGCAGGTCGCCGTTGCGCTGCGCCTGAGAGTTCATCCGCTGGTCGTCGAAGTCCAGCACGAAGGCCGTGCCGCCGGACATACCGGCACCGAAGTTGCGCCCGGTGGGTCCCAGGATCAGCGCCTGGCCGCCGGTCATGTACTCGCAGCCATGATCACCGATGCCCTCGACCACGGCGGTGGCACCGGAGTTGCGCACCAGGAAGCGTTCGCCCACCTGTCCGCGCAGGAACATCTCACCAGCGGTGGCTCCATAGCCGATCACGTTGCCGGCGATCACGTTCTTCTCCGCGACGAACGGCGCCGTTGGGTCCGGATGTGCAATGATCCGCCCGCCGGAGAGCCCCTTGCCCACGTAGTCGTTGGCGTCGCCGGCCAGGTGCAGAGTGATCCCGTGCGGCAGGAACGCGCCGAGGGACTGACCGGCCTCACCGGTGAGCTCCACGACGATGGTGTTGTTCTCCAGCGTCTTGAGCCCCTGAGCCTTGGTCACCTCGTGGCCGAGCATGGTGCCCACCGAGCGGTCAGTGTTGATGACCTTCTTCTCGATCTGCACCTTCTCGCCGTGGGTGATCGCCGAGCCTGCCAGTTCGATCAGGCCCATGTCGAAGTGCTTCTCCAGCTCATGGTCCTGGCCGCGTGTGCGACGCAGCATCGAGGCGGTGATCGGATCGTTGGGGTCGTATCCGTCCAGCACCGCGCCGAGGTTCAGTCCGGCGGACTTCCAGTGCCGCTTCGCGTCGTCCATGTTCAGCGAGTCGATGTGCCCGATGGCCTCGTCCAGGCTGCGGAAGCCCAGTTCGGCGAGGTATTCGCGAACCTCCTGGGCTATGAACTCGAAGAAGTTGACCACGTGATCGGCCTTGCCCGTGTAGCGCTCACGCAGCAGCGGGTTCTGCGTGGCCACGCCCACCGGGCAGGTGTCCAGGTGGCAGACGCGCATCATGATGCAGCCCGACACCACCAGCGGCGCGGTGGCGAAGCCGTATTCCTCGGCTCCGAGCAGCGCCGCGATCACGACGTCGCGACCGGTCTTGAGCTGGCCATCGACCTGGACGGTCACGCGTTCACGCAGGCCGTTGAGCATCAGCGTCTGCTGCGCCTCGGCCAGTCCGAGCTCCCAGGGGGTGCCGGCATGCTTGAGCGAGTTCAGCGGCGAGGCGCCGGTGCCGCCGTCGTGCCCGGAGATCAGCACGACGTCGGCCTTGGCCTTGGTCACACCGGCCGCCACGGTGCCGACTCCATGCAGGGAGACCAGCTTCACGTGGACCCGGGCGCCGGTGTTGGCGCGCTTGAGGTCGAAGATCAGCTGGGCCAGGTCCTCGATGGAGTAGATGTCATGGTGCGGCGGCGGGGAGACCAGCGCGACGCCGGGGGTGGAGTGCCGAGTCTCGGCCACCCAGGGGTAGACCTTCTTGCCCATGAGCTGGCCGCCCTCACCGGGCTTGGCTCCCTGGGCCATCTTGATCTGCAGGTCGTCCGCGTGGGTGAGGTACTGGCTGGTCACCCCGAAGCGTCCGGAGGCGATCTGTTTGACCGCCGAGCGACGCTCAGGGTCCTCGAGCCGCGCCGGATGCTCGCCGCCCTCGCCGGTGTTGGAGCGTCCGCCGAGCCGGTTCATCGCGATGGCCAGGGTCTCGTGGGCCTCCTGAGAGATGGAGCCGTAGCTCATCGCCCCGGTGTTGAACCGCTTGACGATCTCCCCGACGGACTCGACCTCTTCGATGGGCACCGGTTCACGCTGCGCGGTGAGCTTGAACAGCCCGCGCAGGGTCAGCAGCGCCTCGGACTGGTCGTCCACCGACTTGGTGTACTGCTTGAAGATGTCATAGCGGCGGGTCTTGGTGGAGTGCTGGAGCTTGAACACCGTCTGCGGGTTGAACAGGTGCGGGGGGCCCTCACGGCGCCACTGGTACTCGCCGCCGATCTCGAGCTCATCGCCGCGCCCCAGGTCATTGCCGTCCGCCGGGTAGGCGCGGGAGTGGCGCTGCAGGGTCTCGTCGCAGAGAACGTCCAGTCCGACGCCGCCCATCGGCGAATGTGTGCCGGAGAAGTACTGGTCGACCACGTTCTGCGCCAGGCCCACGGCTTCGAAGGTCTGTGCACCGCAGTAGGAGGCCACCGTGGAGATGCCCATCTTGGACATGATCTTGAGCACGCCCTTGCCCAGCGCGGTGAGCAGGTTGTGCACCGCCTGCTCCTCGGAGACGCCGCTGATCTCGCTGCGGCGCACCATGTCCTCGGCGGTCTCCATGGCCAGGTAGGGGTTGACCGCTGCGGCGCCGTAGCCGATGAGGCAGGCCACGTGGTGGACCTCGCGCACATCGCCGGCCTCCACCACGAGTGAGACTCGGGTGCGGTTGGCCGACTTCAGCAGGTGGTGGTGGATGGCCGAGAGCATCAGCAGCG
The nucleotide sequence above comes from Nesterenkonia halotolerans. Encoded proteins:
- the gltB gene encoding glutamate synthase large subunit; this encodes MSTLESFEAALGADALKVTSPYQRFAAFPEKAGLYDPANEHENCGMAAVATLRGTPGHDIVDHALVALRNLEHRGAVGGDVGTGDGAGLLTQIPDEFFRAVTEFDLPPAGEYLAGTAFLPQSEAERQTMCASFEDLATEQGLNVLGWRDVPVDASMIGTLAKESMPFFRQVFLGAAAEDSFEFQDSASGSLDQRGWRLRKRGQNRLGVYFPSLSSKTITYKGMLTTAQLEPFFPDLSDERFKTTLGIVHSRFSTNTFPSWPLAQPLRNIAHNGEINTVKGNRNWMRARQSMMASELLGEDPESLFPICTPGASDSTSFDEAAELLMLSGRPLAQAMRMMIPEAWENHETMDPGLRAFYQYHAQLMEAWDGPAAIAFTDGQQVGAMLDRNGLRPARYWVTDDGLVVMSSEVGVIDLEPSSIVRKGRVAPGMMLLLDTVEGRIIEDEEIKADLASSAPWADWVKDNLVELADLPERLHVRHPPESVRLRQQTFGYTHEELRILIGPMATAGAEPLGAMGTDTPIAVLADRPRLLFDYFVQTFAQVTNPPLDAIREELVTSLGLHIGPSGNLLSNEQVRSQQVALDFPVINNDELAKIANIRNDDGAKIALKVRALYRAGSREEELRQRIREICEKVSAAVNRGVSYIVISDRDSNAQWAPIPSLLMLSAIHHHLLKSANRTRVSLVVEAGDVREVHHVACLIGYGAAAVNPYLAMETAEDMVRRSEISGVSEEQAVHNLLTALGKGVLKIMSKMGISTVASYCGAQTFEAVGLAQNVVDQYFSGTHSPMGGVGLDVLCDETLQRHSRAYPADGNDLGRGDELEIGGEYQWRREGPPHLFNPQTVFKLQHSTKTRRYDIFKQYTKSVDDQSEALLTLRGLFKLTAQREPVPIEEVESVGEIVKRFNTGAMSYGSISQEAHETLAIAMNRLGGRSNTGEGGEHPARLEDPERRSAVKQIASGRFGVTSQYLTHADDLQIKMAQGAKPGEGGQLMGKKVYPWVAETRHSTPGVALVSPPPHHDIYSIEDLAQLIFDLKRANTGARVHVKLVSLHGVGTVAAGVTKAKADVVLISGHDGGTGASPLNSLKHAGTPWELGLAEAQQTLMLNGLRERVTVQVDGQLKTGRDVVIAALLGAEEYGFATAPLVVSGCIMMRVCHLDTCPVGVATQNPLLRERYTGKADHVVNFFEFIAQEVREYLAELGFRSLDEAIGHIDSLNMDDAKRHWKSAGLNLGAVLDGYDPNDPITASMLRRTRGQDHELEKHFDMGLIELAGSAITHGEKVQIEKKVINTDRSVGTMLGHEVTKAQGLKTLENNTIVVELTGEAGQSLGAFLPHGITLHLAGDANDYVGKGLSGGRIIAHPDPTAPFVAEKNVIAGNVIGYGATAGEMFLRGQVGERFLVRNSGATAVVEGIGDHGCEYMTGGQALILGPTGRNFGAGMSGGTAFVLDFDDQRMNSQAQRNGDLLLLEPDEEDRGIIGDLLRRHHEETGSAVAQALLNDPEKTYARITKVLPRDYDAVLRARSSALDEGLDPDGDAAWQKILEATRG
- a CDS encoding ANTAR domain-containing response regulator codes for the protein MVAEDETLIRLDIVEILGGAGYEVVGEADNGERAVELARETEPDLVVMDVKMPIMDGITAAKIIAEERIAPVVMLTAFSQRDLVESAREAGAMAYVVKPFTENDLVPAVEVAMARFDEIRALEDEVTSLADKFETRKLVERAKSLLTTKMGLTEPEAFRWIQKTSMDRRLSMREVAETVVDQMTDSPPYLK
- a CDS encoding CHY zinc finger protein → MEEPQVRGAAVDDQTRCRHYAGPLDVVAIRFFCCDRWYPCLTCHQESEEHAISRWPLERRAELALLCGVCRRRFSIEEYLLADACAQCSAPFNPGCAAHHQFYFET
- a CDS encoding glutamate synthase subunit beta — translated: MADPRGFLKHRDRQDRPSRPVPVRIMDFNEVYERNERGIVQTQASRCMDCGIPFCHTGCPLGNLIPEWNDLIWRDQWEEASSRLHMTNNFPEFTGRICPAPCETSCVLGINQPAVTIKQSEVAIADEAIARGYVEPVLPQRLTGKTVAVVGSGPAGLAAAQQLTRAGHTVAVYERDDRLGGLLRYGIPDFKMEKHHVEFRIDQMRAEGTRFYTSTEIGADITWDALEASYDAVILATGAMVPRNLGVNGRELSGVHFAMEYLVQSNKATSGDEVADQIRADGKHVVILGGGDTGADCIGTAHRHGAKSVTTLAIGKELPGERPEHEPWPMDPRVFELTSADEEGGERSYLASTVEFLSDDDGRVRALQVAETQYNADGSRSPKPGSEREIPADLVLLALGFTGAESDTLTGQLGLDFDKRGNITRAEDYQTSVEGVFAVGDAGRGASLVVWAIAEGRAAAAKVDEYLEGETRLPAPVKPSDRAISLTG
- the pyk gene encoding pyruvate kinase; protein product: MRHAKIVATFGPATAGYETTRRLIEAGVDVARVNMSHGDYSVHEDTYNTVREVSKDLRTAVGIFADLQGPKIRLGRFIEGEHYLDVGDRFTITVEDIQGTKDRCSTTFKGLPGDVNVGDTLLIDDGKVSLRAIEVTETDVLTEVEVPGKVSNNKGINLPGVAVSVPALSEKDEEDLRWALRTGFDMVALSFVRDAADIEAVHRIMDEEGRRVPVIAKVEKPQAVEALQDVVDAFDAIMVARGDLGVELPLEEVPLVQKRAVELARRWAKPVIVATQVLESMIESPRPTRAEASDCANAVLDGADAVMLSGETSVGKYPVETVETMSRIIQTTESKGLSRIPELGTRPKTRGGAITRAAKEIADQLDIAHLTTFTRSGDSARRLSRLRPKQNIFAFTHVEHTHNILTLSWGVQPRWVEFATHTDTMTAQVDKLLLEEGAAELGELVVIAAGSPPGQAGTTNMVKVHRIGDLHDSGDIETLRRGDTAPPNKEPVGPWPAASASSAG